From a region of the Arachis ipaensis cultivar K30076 chromosome B09, Araip1.1, whole genome shotgun sequence genome:
- the LOC107617523 gene encoding LOW QUALITY PROTEIN: phosphoglucomutase, chloroplastic (The sequence of the model RefSeq protein was modified relative to this genomic sequence to represent the inferred CDS: substituted 3 bases at 3 genomic stop codons): MVIPSNLESLFFPSESALFQRXXEPLHRHPLLLPQPLPNLKALRFSFHSLFALFLLFFLKINSIPTKPIEGQKTGTSGLRKKVFGMFITRHTWQSHLXALFNSLPPEDYKNGVLVLGGDGRYFNREAAQIIIKIAAGNGVGKILVGQEGILSTPAVSAVIRKQKANGGFIMSASHNPGGPEYDWGIKFNYSSGQPAPESITDKIYGNTLSISEIKIADIPDVDLSKTGVTKFGSFSVEVIDPVSDYLELLESVFDFQLIRSLISRPDFRFTFDAMHAVTGAYAKPIFVDKLGASPDSIANGIPLEDFGHGHPDPNLTYAKDLVNILYAENGPDFGAASDGDGDRNMILGRCFFVTPSDSVAVIAANAREAIPYFKDGVKGLARSMPTSGALDRVAEKLNLPFFEVPTGWKFFGNLMDAGKLSVCGEESFGTGSDHIREKDGIWAVLAWLSIIAHRNKDKKAGEKLISVADVVKEHWATYGRNFFSRYDYEECESEGANKMVAYLRETASKSKTGDKYGSYVLQFADDFTYTDPVDGSVVSKQGVRFVFTDGSRIIYRLSGTGSAGATVRVYIEQFEPDASKHDLDAQVALKPLIDLALSLSKLKDFTGREKPTVIT, encoded by the exons ATGGTGATTCCTTCAAACCTCGAAAGCCTCTTCTTCCCTTCAGAATCCGCTCTGTTCCAACGTTAATAAGAGCCACTTCATCGTCATCCTCTTCTTCTCCCGCAACCATTGCCGAACCTGAAGGCATTAAGGTTTTCTTTCCATTCTCTCTTCgcactttttcttttgtttt TTCTGAAGATTAATTCAATTCCAACCAAACCAATCGAAGGGCAAAAGACCGGTACCAGTGGACTTCGAAAAAAGGTATTTG GCATGTTTATAACTCGCCACACTTGGCAATCGCATCTATAGGCACTGTTTAATTCCTTGCCTCCAGAGGATTACAAGAATGGTGTATTGGTGTTGGGAGGTGATGGTCGATACTTCAACCGGGAAGCTGCGCAG ATTATAATCAAAATTGCTGCCGGGAATGGTGTCGGAAAAATTTTGGTTGGACA GGAAGGTATATTGTCAACACCAGCTGTTTCTGCTGTGATAAGGAAGCAGAAG GCAAATGGTGGATTTATTATGAGTGCTAGCCATAATCCTGGAGGGCCGGAATATGATTGGGGTATTAAG TTTAATTACAGTAGTGGACAGCCTGCTCCGGAATCCATCACTGACAAGATTTATGGAAACACACTATCT ATATCTGAGATAAAGATCGCTGACATTCCTGATGTTGACTTATCAAAAACTGGGGTTACAAAGTTTGGAAGCTTCAGTGTTGAAGTAATAGACCCTGTGTCTGACTATTTGGAGCTACTGGAG AGTGTATTTGATTTTCAGCTAATAAGGAGTCTTATATCAAGGCCAGATTTTAG gtttacatttgatgcaatgcATGCAGTTACTGGCGCTTATGCCAAACCTATTTTTGTTGATAAACTTGGTGCAAGTCCG GATTCAATCGCAAATGGAATCCCTTTGGAAGATTTTGGACATGGTCATCCTGATCCTAATCTAAC ATATGCAAAGGATCTTGTCAACATTTTGTATGCTGAAAATGGTCCTGATTTTGGAGCTGCTAGTGATG GTGATGGTGATAGAAATATGATTTTAGGAAGATGTTTCTTCGTAACTCCTTCAGATTCTGTAGCAGTTATTGCAGCCAATGCAAGAGAAGCAATTCCATACTTCAAGGATGGTGTTAAG GGTCTTGCTAGATCAATGCCAACAAGTGGTGCTCTAGATCGTGTTGCAGAGAAATTGAACCTTCCCTTTTTTGAG GTCCCCACTGGTTGGAAATTTTTTGGGAATCTTATGGATGCTGGGAAGTTATCAGTTTGCGGGGAAGAGAGTTTTGGAACAGGCTCTGACCACATTCGTGAGAAGGATGGCATCTG GGCTGTTTTAGCTTGGCTTTCTATTATTGCGCACCGCAACAAAGACAAGAAGGCAGGGGAGAAACTGATCTCTGTGGCTGATGTTGTGAAGGAACACTGGGCAACTTATGGAAGAAATTTCTTTTCTAGATATGACTATGAG GAATGTGAATCTGAAGGTGCCAATAAAATGGTAGCATACCTACGAGAGACTGCATCAAAGAGCAAGACTGGTGATAAGTATG GAAGCTATGTCCTCCAATTTGCAGATGACTTCACATACACTGATCCT GTAGACGGAAGCGTGGTATCAAAACAAGGCGTTCGGTTTGTTTTTACTGATGGCTCGAGGATTATATATCGTTTATCA GGAACTGGTTCTGCAGGTGCAACTGTTAGAGTTTACATTGAACAGTTTGAACCTGATGCCTCCAAACATGACCTTGATGCTCAAGTTGCCTTAAAACCATTAATAG ATTTAGCACTATCTCTGTCAAAGCTCAAAGACTTCACAGGGAGGGAGAAGCCTACAGTGATCACATAA
- the LOC107619688 gene encoding ras guanine nucleotide exchange factor Y, translating to MGKDYWWYWPAPAFGRSSSSSSSSSKPSTSTGCMCSLFQTFHFHPFHFSINQHQHKSPSSISQCLSKDGAEGPRNSLESQHGTASSKEQQHLQIPKNIRIKTSRSMTRTRSGNYSSDFSSEMSFSPGTKTPTLVARLMGLDLLPENNSSSPNSSSSSTLSTPIISNKHGRSNNNNNNPQVHHHNPKARHQHHHIQIMRHRHSTDSIGTIRSLSDTPRRSDVEHSRLSLQINKENIGVDENYLEAPRFSFSKRKFDENNNNSSSSRSPSHYARQIVKQVKESVSRRVGITDITNTVKNREQESSVVQQIRFKKATKTSSNVNVNVNVIVNEACSPGKQSPRLSRFVDSKHNNPNSITKPSSPLTPKDQKPLSSSPTTTPLPIAHQTETQLSSKDDLQSKKSSSAPKCKRSRTTEKLGSGVNRTTAPQTSSIRKKQQESFVSCTLSPTRPKTKNRSTHPLSSNLLLNTAPNLLPVKTHPSPLPTKIPQKQPCDTQEQRRSSAQLSSCARQKYKKDAIQTPAGATTTAADDQGPEFEYITSILSRTGLRKATLPQIQYQWFSLSHPLDPSLFHNLEHHYPSSNPDKGCIFTQRDQLGLRCNRRLLFDLVDELLSEILARRKHEGGLLVETVWRKVRSFPGAKCEVLEDIDGLIEMEEMERKVKEEREEGLVMEIGRSIMETLVHETVTVFML from the exons ATGGGGAAGGACTATTGGTGGTATTGGCCTGCTCCTGCATTTGGAaggtcctcttcctcctcctcctcctcctccaagcCTTCTACTTCTACTGGTTGCATGTGTTCTCTCTTTCAAACCTTCCATTTCCATCCATTTCACTTTTCCATAAACCAACATCAACACAAGTCTCCCTCTTCCATCTCACAATGTCTCTCCAAAG ATGGTGCTGAAGGACCAAGGAATAGCTTGGAATCACAACATGGTACTGCCTCCTCAAAAGAACAACAACATTTACAAATTCCG AAGAACATTCGAATCAAAACAAGCAGAAGCATGACAAGAACAAGATCAGGAAATTATTCGAGTGATTTCTCCTCGGAAATGAGCTTCTCTCCGGGAACCAAGACACCAACATTGGTTGCAAGATTGATGGGGCTTGATCTTCTTCCTGAAAACAACTCTTCCTCTCCtaattcctcctcttcttcaaccCTCTCCACTCCAATAATTAGTAACAAACATGGAAGaagcaacaacaataacaataatccaCAGGTTCATCATCATAACCCTAAAGCAAGGCACCAGCATCACCACATCCAAATAATGAGACACAGACACAGCACAGACAGCATAGGAACCATTCGTTCCTTGTCTGATACTCCAAGAAGATCAGATGTTGAGCATAGTAGACTCTCTTTGCAAATCAACAAGGAGAACATTGGGGTTGATGAGAACTACTTGGAAGCCCCTCGCTTCTCATTTTCAAAGAGGAAATTTGATGAGAACAACAACAATAGTAGTAGCAGCAGAAGTCCAAGCCACTATGCAAGGCAAATTGTGAAGCAGGTTAAGGAAAGTGTAAGCAGGAGAGTTGGGATAACTGACATAACCAACACTGTTAAGAACAGAGAGCAAGAATCTTCTGTGGTCCAACAAATCAGATTCAAGAAAGCTACAAAGACAAGTAGTAATGTGAATGTGAATGTGAATGTGATTGTGAATGAAGCTTGCAGCCCGGGGAAGCAGTCACCAAGACTCAGCAGATTCGTTGACTCCAAACACAATAACCCAAACAGCATCACAAAACCATCATCACCTCTTACCCCAAAAGATCAAAAGCCGTTATCATCGTCACCTACTACTACTCCACTTCCTATTGCTCACCAGACTGaaacacaattaagctcaaaagatGATTTGCAGAGCAAAAAGTCATCATCAGCTCCAAAATGCAAGAGAAGCAGGACTACTGAGAAGTTGGGATCAGGGGTGAATAGGACTACTGCTCCACAGACATCATCAATAAGAAAGAAGCAACAAGAGTCATTTGTTTCCTGTACACTCTCACCAACAAGACCCAAAACCAAGAACAGATCAACTCATCCACTTTCAAGCAACCTTCTTCTCAATACAGCTCCAAATCTTCTCCCTGTCAAGACTCACCCTTCTCCTCTCCCAACTAAAATCCCCCAAAAACAG CCATGTGATACTCAAGAACAAAGACGCAGCAGCGCACAGTTATCAAGTTGTGCCCGCCAGAAGTACAAAAAAGATGCAATTCAAACACCCGCCGGCGCCACCACCACCGCAGCCGACGATCAAGGACCAGAATTTGAGTACATCACAAGCATACTAAGCCGCACGGGGTTGCGCAAAGCTACGTTACCCCAAATCCAATACCAATGGTTCTCTCTTTCCCACCCATTAGACCCTTCACTCTTTCACAACCTCGAGCATCACTACCCATCATCCAATCCAGACAAAGGTTGCATCTTTACGCAGAGGGACCAACTGGGTCTTCGCTGTAACCGGAGACTACTATTCGACTTGGTCGATGAACTGCTGTCGGAGATTCTGGCAAGACGAAAACACGAGGGTGGGTTGTTGGTGGAGACAGTGTGGAGGAAGGTTCGGAGTTTCCCAGGTGCGAAGTGTGAGGTTCTGGAGGATATTGATGGGTTGatagaaatggaggagatggagaggaaGGTGAAGGAGGAAAGAGAAGAAGGGTTGGTGATGGAGATTGGAAGGAGCATAATGGAGACGTTGGTGCATGAAACTGTTACCGTCTTCATGCTTTGA
- the LOC107617522 gene encoding uncharacterized protein At1g04910 isoform X2 has product MLILVVGSHLRHHEPIGPVSICSSPPTESNGYLRVRCNGGLNQQRSAISNAVLAARIMNATLVLPELDANSFWHDDSGFHGIYDVEHFIKTLRYDVKIVESIPENQKNGKKKKIKALQMRPPRDAPISWYTTDALKKMKEHGAIYLTPFSHRLAEEIDNPEYQRLRCRVNYHALRFKPHIMKLSQSIVDKLRAQGPYMSIHLRFEMDMLSFAGCFDIFTPEEQKILKKYREENFAPKRLVYNERRAIGKCPLTPEEVGLILRALGFDNSTRIYLAAGELFGGERFMNPFRSLFPRLENHSSVENSEELVQNTRGLAGSAVDYMVCLLSDIFMPTYDGPSNFANNLLGHRLYYGFRTTIRPDRKALAPIFIDRENGRTAGFEEAIRKVMLTTNFGEPHKRVSPESFYTNSWPECFCQTSAKNPADRCPPNDILNILDNGLQKEATEQTNSTIS; this is encoded by the exons ATGCTGATTCTGGTGGTTGGAAGCCATCTTCGGCACCACGAACCCATTGGCCCCGTATCTATCTGTTCTT CTCCTCCTACTGAGAGCAACGGCTATTTGCGTGTTCGATGTAATGGTGGGCTAAATCAGCAGCGTAGTGCA ATATCTAATGCTGTTCTTGCTGCTCGAATCATGAATGCTACGCTGGTTCTACCAGAGTTGGATGCAAACTCATTTTGGCACGACGACAG TGGTTTCCATGGTATCTATGATGTTGAGCATTTCATCAAGACACTGAGGTATGATGTAAAGATTGTTGAAAGCATTCCAGAAAAtcagaaaaatggcaaaaagaagaaaataaaagcattacAG ATGCGTCCCCCTAGAGATGCTCCCATAAGTTGGTATACGACTGATGCTCTCAAGAAAATGAAGGAACATGGTGCCATCTATCTTACACCCTTTTCACATCGCTTAGCTGAAGAAATTGACAATCCTGAGTACCAAAGGTTGAGGTGCAGAGTTAATTATCATGCTTTAAGGTTCAAGCCGCATATCATGAAGCTAAGTCAATCAATCGTTGATAAGCTACGTGCACAAGGCCCCTATATGTCCATACATCTTCGGTTTGAGATGGATATGTTGTCATTTGCTGG ATGCTTTGATATATTTACACCTGAGGAGCAAAAGATTTTGAAGAAGTACCGAGAAGAAAACTTTGCACCAAAAAGACTAGTCTATAATGAAAGAAGGGCCATTGGGAAATGCCCATTGACTCCAGAGGAG GTTGGTCTTATTTTACGTGCACTGGGTTTTGACAATTCTACCAGAATATATCTAGCTGCTGGTGAACTATTTGGTGGGGAGCGATTTATGAACCCGTTTCGAAGTTTGTTCCCTCGACTGGAGAATCATTCTTCAGTGGAAAACTCAGAAGAGCTTGTTCAGAACACTAGGGGATTGGCAGGTTCTGCTGTGGATTACATGGTCTGTCTTCTTTCTGACATCTTCATGCCAACATATGATGGCCCAAGCAACTTTGCGAACAACCTCCTCGGGCATCGCCTTTATTATGGCTTTCGGACTACAATCAGACCTGACAGAAAAGCTCTTGCTCCTATCTTCATCGACAGGGAGAATGGGCGTACAGCAGGTTTTGAAGAAGCTATTAGGAAAGTCATGCTTACAACCAATTTTGGTGAACCTCATAAACGAGTTTCTCCGGAGTCTTTCTATACAAATTCTTGGCCCGAATGCTTCTGCCAAACATCTGCAAAGAACCCTGCTGACAGATGTCCACCAAATGATATTCTGAATATTCTCGATAACGGATTacagaaagaagcaacagagcAGACAAATTCCACAATATCTTGA
- the LOC107619428 gene encoding uncharacterized protein LOC107619428 — MASNQSFVPEIGPDGLPREASVISYTEKIIEEEQLQLHRYIQENYSKIRDVERELANLTMEMKLTAGPKKAALELLRKKIETQTEKIRMAKLKEEQARKVWEAASKVVKDEEALKQKLCDDLSNLVQESSNSQFSRLEELKRRLEALNPNRASTNSHHDGKSASSSQDGSTRDGSSASNARESGGSAESIPDQGSGQKVGSHHQSPNEGEGRTKKKVNFHIKGKGIGAVSKGRSSAPGWTGAGFDVDGRT, encoded by the exons ATGGCTTCAAACCAGTCGTTCGTCCCTGAGATCGGACCTGACGGTCTCCCTCGAGAAGCTTCCGTCATTAGCTACACCGAGAAG ATCATCGAAGAAGAGCAACTTCAATTGCACAG ATACATTCAAGAAAACTATTCTAAAATTCGCGATGTTGAGCGTGAGCTTGCAAATCTTACAATGGAGATGAAACTCACGGCCGGCCCAAAGAAAGCAG CACTTGAACTTTTGAGAAAGAAAATAGAGACACAAACAGAGAAAATTCGCATGGCCAAGCTCAAAGAAGAACAGGCACGGAAG GTGTGGGAGGCAGCATCAAAAGTAGTGAAGGATGAAGAGGCATTAAAGCAGAAGTTATGTGATGACTTGAGCAATCTG GTTCAAGAGAGCAGTAATTCCCAGTTTTCTAGGCTGGAGGAATTAAAAAGACGACTCGAAGCTTTGAATCCAAATCGTGCATCAACTAATTCTCATCAT GATGGGAAATCTGCAAGTTCTTCTCAGGATGGTTCAACCCGTGATGGATCCTCTGCTTCCAATGCAAGGGAAAGTGGGGGATCAGCTGAGAGCATTCCCGACCAAGGTAGTGGTCAGAAAGTTGGATCTCATCATCAGTCTCCTAATGAAGGCGAAGGAAGAACTAAAAAGAAAGTAAATTTCCACATTAAAGGGAAAGGAATCGGTGCTGTCTCCAAAGGTAGATCTTCAGCTCCTGGCTGGACTGGTGCTGGCTTCGATGTAGATGGCAGAACATGA
- the LOC107617522 gene encoding uncharacterized protein At1g04910 isoform X1, translating into MRRAGFHRQHARQGVGSGFKAMVVKLSVAALVLLICTVSLFYSSTGTSNAPSSYRSEIRLAELWNNADSGGWKPSSAPRTHWPPPPTESNGYLRVRCNGGLNQQRSAISNAVLAARIMNATLVLPELDANSFWHDDSGFHGIYDVEHFIKTLRYDVKIVESIPENQKNGKKKKIKALQMRPPRDAPISWYTTDALKKMKEHGAIYLTPFSHRLAEEIDNPEYQRLRCRVNYHALRFKPHIMKLSQSIVDKLRAQGPYMSIHLRFEMDMLSFAGCFDIFTPEEQKILKKYREENFAPKRLVYNERRAIGKCPLTPEEVGLILRALGFDNSTRIYLAAGELFGGERFMNPFRSLFPRLENHSSVENSEELVQNTRGLAGSAVDYMVCLLSDIFMPTYDGPSNFANNLLGHRLYYGFRTTIRPDRKALAPIFIDRENGRTAGFEEAIRKVMLTTNFGEPHKRVSPESFYTNSWPECFCQTSAKNPADRCPPNDILNILDNGLQKEATEQTNSTIS; encoded by the exons ATGAGGAG AGCTGGCTTTCACAGGCAGCATGCAAGGCAAGGCGTAGGGTCAGGGTTCAAGGCCATGGTTGTGAAGCTCTCGGTTGCAGCTCTGGTGCTCTTGATCTGCACCGTATCTTTGTTCTACTCTTCAACTGGAACTTCAAATGCTCCATCCAGTTATCGCTCTGAG ATCCGTTTAGCAGAACTTTGGAACAATGCTGATTCTGGTGGTTGGAAGCCATCTTCGGCACCACGAACCCATTGGCCCC CTCCTCCTACTGAGAGCAACGGCTATTTGCGTGTTCGATGTAATGGTGGGCTAAATCAGCAGCGTAGTGCA ATATCTAATGCTGTTCTTGCTGCTCGAATCATGAATGCTACGCTGGTTCTACCAGAGTTGGATGCAAACTCATTTTGGCACGACGACAG TGGTTTCCATGGTATCTATGATGTTGAGCATTTCATCAAGACACTGAGGTATGATGTAAAGATTGTTGAAAGCATTCCAGAAAAtcagaaaaatggcaaaaagaagaaaataaaagcattacAG ATGCGTCCCCCTAGAGATGCTCCCATAAGTTGGTATACGACTGATGCTCTCAAGAAAATGAAGGAACATGGTGCCATCTATCTTACACCCTTTTCACATCGCTTAGCTGAAGAAATTGACAATCCTGAGTACCAAAGGTTGAGGTGCAGAGTTAATTATCATGCTTTAAGGTTCAAGCCGCATATCATGAAGCTAAGTCAATCAATCGTTGATAAGCTACGTGCACAAGGCCCCTATATGTCCATACATCTTCGGTTTGAGATGGATATGTTGTCATTTGCTGG ATGCTTTGATATATTTACACCTGAGGAGCAAAAGATTTTGAAGAAGTACCGAGAAGAAAACTTTGCACCAAAAAGACTAGTCTATAATGAAAGAAGGGCCATTGGGAAATGCCCATTGACTCCAGAGGAG GTTGGTCTTATTTTACGTGCACTGGGTTTTGACAATTCTACCAGAATATATCTAGCTGCTGGTGAACTATTTGGTGGGGAGCGATTTATGAACCCGTTTCGAAGTTTGTTCCCTCGACTGGAGAATCATTCTTCAGTGGAAAACTCAGAAGAGCTTGTTCAGAACACTAGGGGATTGGCAGGTTCTGCTGTGGATTACATGGTCTGTCTTCTTTCTGACATCTTCATGCCAACATATGATGGCCCAAGCAACTTTGCGAACAACCTCCTCGGGCATCGCCTTTATTATGGCTTTCGGACTACAATCAGACCTGACAGAAAAGCTCTTGCTCCTATCTTCATCGACAGGGAGAATGGGCGTACAGCAGGTTTTGAAGAAGCTATTAGGAAAGTCATGCTTACAACCAATTTTGGTGAACCTCATAAACGAGTTTCTCCGGAGTCTTTCTATACAAATTCTTGGCCCGAATGCTTCTGCCAAACATCTGCAAAGAACCCTGCTGACAGATGTCCACCAAATGATATTCTGAATATTCTCGATAACGGATTacagaaagaagcaacagagcAGACAAATTCCACAATATCTTGA
- the LOC107616808 gene encoding probable fructokinase-7: MAQFTPSGKSGDLKQEDDKKTSELVVCLGELLIDFVPTVGGVSLAEAPAFKKAPGGAPANVAVGISRLGGSSAFIGKVGKDEFGYMLCDILKQNFVDTSGVRFDSEARTALAFVTLRADGEREFLFFRNPSADMLLHESEIDKNLIQKAKIFHYGSISLIHDPCKSAHLAALRIAKESGCILSYDPNLRLALWPSAEAAQKGIMSVWDKADIIKISEEEITFLTEGDDPNDDDVVLKKLFHPNLKLLIVTQGSEGCRYYTKKFKGRVAGVKVNPIDTTGAGDAFVSGILYNIASDQSILQEEEQLRKALRFANICGAITVTKRGAIPALPNKEAVAQFMLEATTI; this comes from the exons ATGGCCCAGTTTACCCCCTCAG GTAAATCTGGTGATTTGAAACAAGAAGATGACAAGAAAACAAGTGAACTAGTTGTTTGCTTGGGTGAACTGTTAATAGACTTTGTACCAACGGTGGGTGGAGTGTCACTAGCTGAAGCACCTGCTTTCAAGAAAGCTCCTGGTGGTGCTCCTGCCAATGTAGCAGTTGGCATCTCAAGGCTTGGTGGTTCATCTGCTTTCATAGGCAAG GTAGGAAAGGATGAATTCGGGTATATGTTATGTGATATTTTAAAGCAGAACTTTGTTGATACATCTGGCGTGCGGTTTGACTCTGAAGCTAGAACTGCATTAGCTTTTGTCACGCTTAGAGCCGATGGCGAGCGCGAGTTCTTGTTTTTCCGGAACCCTAGTGCTGATATGCTTCTTCATGAGTCAGAGATTGACAAAAATCTCATACAGAAG GCTAAAATATTCCATTATGGTTCCAttagcttgattcatgatccatGCAAGTCAGCTCATCTTGCCGCCTTGCGAATCGCTAAAGAATCTGGTTGTATTCTCTCATATGATCCAAATTTGAGATTGGCGCTATGGCCATCAGCTGAGGCTGCTCAGAAAGGCATAATGAGTGTATGGGACAAAGCTGATATCATAAAG ATAAGCGAGGAGGAGATTACGTTTTTGACAGAGGGTGATGATCCTAACGATGATGATGTTGTATTAAAGAAGCTTTTTCACCCTAATCTCAAGCTATTAATTGTGACACAAGGCTCAGAGGGTTGTAGATATTACACCAAG AAATTCAAAGGCCGGGTGGCAGGTGTTAAAGTTAACCCCATTGACACAACTGGGGCCGGTGATGCATTTGTTAGTGGGATTCTCTACAACATAGCTTCAGATCAAAGCATTTTACAG GAGGAGGAGCAACTCCGGAAAGCGCTACGATTTGCCAACATATGTGGTGCCATCACTGTGACAAAGAGAGGTGCAATTCCCGCACTACCTAACAAAGAAGCTGTTGCGCAGTTCATGTTAGAAGCAACTACAATATAG